Genomic window (Daucus carota subsp. sativus chromosome 5, DH1 v3.0, whole genome shotgun sequence):
ataggtttaatttgtagtcgtacaaaattttggtttggtcatttcttttataattacaattcggtcacatgtagacttctcttactcttacaatattaaagagttttataccgttcaaattacaaacacttgtgatataatacaagataaaaaaaaaactccaccattattcttttaaatataaattatatattatttatatactatattataataaactgatattggtataattcgtagtcgtaaaaaaaaatgtaatcagttggtaaatataatttggttaaaatctaattcattaatactaaaatactaataaaatgatgttaaaatttaaattataattaataaattacgaattctatactcgtccgtgcttcgcacgggttaaaggctagtctTATTAAAAGTCAACCAGCTTAATAAATATGGTCACTTGGTCAGACTAGTATAACTTGAACGTTTTAGGAGAGACGTAAAGTGTATCAAGGAATTCTCCCATGGTTGTTGATTGATAAGTTAATGCAAATGGATAACTAAGAAACGCAGTACACTACAAGATTAGCCGGCAAAGTGAGTGAAAGAGAGCCAGAGTGTATATATATGGAGCAAGTCTTAGTATTACACATACATCAGTCTCAAGTCTCAACACAAACACTAGATTTAACATGATCACAATAGGAGCCAAAAGAAGCCGAATATCGAAACAACACTCTCCTGTTTCATGCCATCCTGACATGAGTTCCTCTCATATGATAGCATCTGCTGTCAAAGTTGCTTCCAATGAAGACCTTCTGCTTGAGATTCTGTTGCAGGTCCCCATAAAGACCCTTATGCGCTTCAAATCTGTATCCAAACAATGGTTGTCTCTCATTGCTAATCCATACTTTGTTCGTCTTCGTAGCCCTCTCGCCCCCTCGGCCTCTTCACTCTTCTTCGCTAATTCCTCCTGCAGAAGCAACCCTGACTACCAGTTCATTCCTCTGGATGTCGTGGATGGAAGCCTGGCCCCCTTCAGAACTTTTAAATTCATTAATGACCCGTTAGGTTCTGGCGTTTCTGCTTTACAGTCCTGCAATGGCCTCCTTCTCTGTGCTAGCTATCGAGCACGTGAATTTAACCGTAGATACTATGTGTACAATCCCACCACTAAGCAATTTGCCACCCTCCCTCAAATAAAACGCGAATTTTCAAAAACTGTTTGCGGGATGAGTTTAGCCTTTGATCCCGTGACTTCACCTTACTACAAAGTTGTTTGTGTCAGACGCTCTGAACTGCGTCAACAACATTTTCAGATTGAAATATATTCATCTGAAACTCGGGTGTGGAAAGTCTCTGGGGAGCCTTTTACTGCACCAAAGCATACCAAATTCGAGAAATGTGTATACTAGAACGGTTCGGTTCACTGGTGGAAAGGCTTCGTCCACTGGGGGAATGCCTTGATCCACTGGAATGTCTGGATGGACGAGCCTTATACGCTCTACTTCAAAGTGGACGCGGAGAGACTAGAAAAACTGCCAATGCCTGTGAAGCATCTGGAGACGGTTCATTTGCACGGGCATGAGAAGGCGAAAACTTATTTTGGGGCTTCGTACCTTGGAGAGTCAGGGGGCCATTGGAATGTCGTCGAATGTAATTCTAATATCACATGTTTGTTAAATGTGCATGAGATGGCAAGAGACTATTCAGGGTGGTTTTTGAAGTATCAGGTTGATCTGAATGCAATTTCTGATGTATTTCCGGAAATAATCAAGAAGAAGGGCGACAACCGAGATAGCGGTTACACATTTAACGTAGTTTCGGTTGTGAGGAGTGGAAATGAGGAAAATCATGAGTCCTTCGTGGTATTGGAGATACCTGGTGGAATGGTTGTCCGTTACAGCCTTGTGGATAAGAGGGTAAAGAAACTGTGGGAATTTACTCAGACTggttacaaattttataatgaaaAGGGTCTAAGAGGTGTCTGTGGATTGCCCTACATTCAGTCTCTTGCCAGTGTGTGATACTTGGCCGTTTGCTTGTGATTGTTATGCATGATTTCTAGTTCAGTGGTATTCAGATTGTGAAGAATGATAAATTGGTTGTTATTTAGTAGTCTTTACTAATAAATCAGGATCCAGGCGGTCATTAAAATTTAGTGAACTTTAAAGATTTTTTCAAAAGACAAACGATTTATTTTCACTCATTTCCGAATGCACTTTAATCTGGAACCATGTATACTCTGTATTCTAATGGATATGTAAGTAGAATCATAGCTTCTTGTCATCAAGCACCAGTGGTCTAGTGGTAGAATAGTACCCTGCCACGGTACAGACCCGGGTTCGATTCCCGGCTGGTGCAAAAGAGTTATGATGACAAATGCACCAACTGCAGACGGTTGGGTCCGCTGCTCATTCGGACAAATTTGGACGAATTAAGGTGTTGCTGAGCTCTTCCATTTTTGGACATTTCTGATCTTTATAAAAATGACATGTAGATATTCTCCTTGAACgctgcaatattttttttttttttatagaaaatgCATTATGAGTTGTTTCATAAATTGTTCCATATTTCACCTTCAAAGTTCCCAACTAAAAAAGGAGTTAATAGATATACTCTTCTAAGAGGCCGTTCGTGGTGacttgaaataatttttattgctTACAAGAGAGAAGTAACTTTTAATCCATGTGTGtggataattttttgatatctgCAACTATtaagtataaaaattattcataaaatatagtattttttaaaattttccaatACATGTTTGTAAAGTCAAATTCCAATAAAAGAAATAAGTCGTTAAAAGAAGTTAGTATTCTCAACTTCTATAAATCAGAAGTCGTCAAAGAAGCTTTAGCCAAACAGAAAGATCCGACCCAGGGTGTTACTGGTAATTCGACAATCAACTTGGACCACCCAATACAAAGCGGGTTCCGACCCGATGCCAAATACTGCTGTTTTACTGAAGAATTTTTCAAAGATCCGAATATGGCCGGGCGACCCATCACTTTTTTGAATTTGTTAGTTAGTTTCGTGGAGCCATAATTTCAGGAGAAGTTTCCTCCATCGACTTCAATTCGTCGTTAACTGCTGACGACGAATATCTCCTCTGTGCTGTGCATTCTTCACATTCCGAGATTTGAAACTAACAGTGGCCATGGATTCTGGTTAGTTTTCGACTTCTATTGGTTATTTCTGCATGAATTTTCACGAAATGTGTATCCACTTTCTCtttcttttgtattttttatatacttGCTAATGTAGGAGTGATTcttctataattttttgattgataGGTATCAATTTAATTTAGCATTCATACTGTTTGATATAAGTTCTGAGAGAATTGTTTGCTGTTTTTCCATGTTTAACTTTATCTCTTTAATTGTTCGAATACAAGTACGCGATATGTGTAAATATGATTTTTGGAAACAACCCAATGGGACATAGGGAGCATTAAATTTGAGCAATATATTGGttttcaatatcattcccgAAAACAGAACCACCAGCTACAGTTGATGGTAATGGGACTGGGACAGAGATTAGGCATATTATGCTGACAACTATTGTGAATGTGTATTAGCGTCCATGTTATCCATGTCTTCCGGTTTCAATTACCATCCTCTACAATCTCTTCCGGTTTTAATTCCTCCGGTGAGTGTGATATTTTAAGGACCCTATTTGAtgtacatttatatttttattgctttattgatattttaaggACCCTATTTGATgtacatttatattttcattttctaccctatttgtgaaaatattgtttttaagGTATTCACCATCAAGGTCTTATGTCACTGATCCCTCAACGTAAATAAACTCCAGCCAACAATCTTGCTTCTTTTCGATTACCAGCGTCTAGGTTATTTCCCTTAACAGAATGTTGTTTCATTCATGCTTGATAACTGATTGCTATCAAGTTTAAATcgtgatatatatattacttagCTGATTATATTCCaggttttaatatttatgacacAAAAATAGGTAGGATCAACGTCGTGCACTTACAATCTTTTGGCAGACACAACCAGGCCTTCACAATATAATTgccttttatttatattattttaatatacaattaatatcatttaaatgtttttaatttttttaacatgatgtaatttattaaagaattatttCTCCAGATGTAGCTTTTCCCCTGGACTTTTTACAGagatttattgttatttttcaaaaaaaaattatttctccAGATGTAGCTTTTCCCTCCATCCACACCTATTAGTTTTCTATGATTTTTCTCTTGAACTCAATTGTTTTACCATAAATTGCATTCCGAGATATTTATTGTCAGAAAGTTTCAAGCCCTCATCCTTATATTTTTTGcatcataaatttataatatcttcCTTTGTTCATGTATGTTCCATAAACCTCCTGGGAAGGGCATCTATATACAAATTTTGATACGATCCTAAAGAACCTATAGAACCTACAGAAGGAAGTCAAGAACTATAAATCCAAGCCATTTATTATCTTTATCAATGTAGCCAGCTTTGCATATCATTGCATAAGCTGAATTTAAGGTTGGCCCTACTATGTACTGTTTTACATTTTGCTCTGAATTGTGCAATGTAAATATGCCAGAAAAACATATGTTCTAATTCACTGATGTCAAAGTATCTGTCACGATTTCATTTACTGCAGGTCAAAAGAATGTGTAGAGGCATAATGATGGTACGCTATATCTTGACACTTTTAAGGATGGTATATACTTCTATAGTTAtcacagatattcaataaaagaaatttaatcCGCAATGCTTACTATTTCTGGATCATCTAAGATGAGTAGCAGGTCTAAATATAGTACACTGATTgttccaaaatttaaaaaaactcTTAGTGTTTCTTGAAGCATTGAGCTCGGTTACAGGATGTTCGATATTGCTTCTTTACCAAACAGAGGAGGCTCTTGGTGAAGCCATATTGCAAGCTCTTAGTCTAGGTCTGATCAAGTCTCGTGATGATGTCTTCGTCACTTATAAGATCTGGTGTTGTGATAATCATGGCGATCATGTCCTCCCTGCCCTACCAATGACTCTGCAGTAGTATATCGGGTTAGACTTTATAGTTTTGCTGATGAATATGGTGGAATGCATTATGTTCAGGAAAATGAAGATGGAGTATCTTCATTAATATCTCATTATATTCCAGCGAGCCTAAAGCCTGGAGCAACTATTGGCGGAAAATTATTAGCAAACCCTCCAAAGTAAGCCAGCCCTCTTTCCCTGTGTTATGCAGTTATCTATTTTCTGCTGACTTTGGAAATTGAATGAAGAATTAAGCTGAGATTTATATAGAAACATCACTTAGATCAGTCTTGATTTGTTTATTTTATGCACTGATCAACTCATGCACTATTACTTCATTTTTGGAGAACTACTCCCAACTACTGGTATATCTGTTAGAGCTTAAATTCTAATAAATCTTATTTTAGTATAATGTCCCTATCTGTTGGAAATAATTATATTCTTGGgttatttatataatcataattttcgGGCTATTTATTAACCAATTttagaagaatttttttttaaaaattagttgaAACTGAATATTCCCATAAATCATGGAAATTCATGGTAAGTATAAGCTTTCTTTTCGAGGTGGAATCATTCAAAAACATTGAATGATTCTAGCAGGACCATAATACACATACAATCTTTCTTTCTTCAATCCAGGATTCTTAACTTGCACGTTCCCGGACCACCTGTTAAATTCTTTAGTATTATCAATACTCTCCTTATTAAGTTGAATATGTCAAAAATTTTGCGCTTGGAAAAGCAGAactgtttttattattagattctCAAGAAATGCGGTTCAATATTTTTTGTTGGCAAAATGTGAATTTGTAAATATGTTGTATTTGGTGCCAACTAAATTTATTGTACTAAGTTAATCTCCGTGGACCATGGCAGTGCAGGAAAAAGCATTTGTGAGAAACATCTGAGCATAGAGGATTCCTGGTTCTGCAATTGATGGCATATAAGGAAATTGTTTAGGTGGGATTAAAAGAGATAAATGATAGGAATTCTGAATCTATTTCTTGCTGCTTCAATGCCGGTGCTGAAGGTGCTTTTGATAACTGCTGTTGGTTCATTCCTTGCACTAGACCGGATCAAAATATTGACAGAGGATGCACTGAAGCATTTAAACACTGTAAGAAACAATTTAAGTCCTTGATGCTCTGTATCCTGATCTGTAATAGCTGCATGATATCCGGAACGCTTAACTTGCTAGCTACAATGCACATACAAAGCTGAATGACTGGTCTCTGGTATTGCTAAATGAATCATGATGCACCGGCGTTAAGTTTGCCACATACATATTAAAATGATGTTGCCATTCTGTTTTAATCACGGTTGCTATATTGTTCATGGCTATGCATATTCCAAGTTTAAAGTAGAATTTTTGAGAGTGATTGAAAGTAATTAATCAATCAgatctaaaaaaatattgaaaggaATTGAAAGTGGGGTAATATTAGAGAGTAGTGGGGTTGTGGaaaatttagaaatttaatCATGCCCTTCGCCAACATATTCTGAGTCATAATATGAGTATAATTTATGGACTTTTTGTTCAATATTTTAACTGTTTATTTATGGTATATGTTAAGCATATCAAAATGTCCACTTAAGGTGTAGTTTTGGTTATTCCTGAAGCTTATGATTGCATGCTGGAACCAGcctctttttatttattagcTACACATGTTATTTTATGCAGTCATAATATATACCTTCCCCTCaccttttctttcatttttgctGCAGGTGTTATTTTCAAAAGCTGGTGTAATTGGTCTTGGTCCTAAATTCATGTCAATCTACATTCAGAAGCTAGCTGTATGTGCCTCTCCCACTCATGTTACAAGTTTAAAATTTACCCACTTTTTCCTCTtcaaaaagataaatattgaaTTCTATAAATTTGGTTAGCAGACAATATTTCTAACTTCCCTACTATGCTTTGTGTCATCTATGTGCACCCAGATTGAGCGGCATATATATTATGATGAAGTTGAAGGATTGACCGCAGAATGGCTTGATGCTACATGTACATTGGTACTTAATTTGAGCACAAGTAAACGTTTGAATAAGAAGGGGAAGTCCAGCCTATTGCAGGCCACTTGAGGAGGTTGTGTTAATCATTAGTCCACATAAGCTTATGCCAGCAGTGGATTCCTCTGGTGAGAACTTCATTACAGTTCTCATGACAGAGGATGACGGTCCTCCTGACGTAGGAGCAAGGTTGTATGTCAGTACCTATTGTGGATAAAGATCTTTCTGGTCTAATACTTGGTAGAGCAAGTGGTTACTGAAGATGACATGATTCCCAGTAAATATTTCGTCGGAGATTGAATCTATTAAAAAGTGGAGGAAGCAGAGGCAACAGAGTGGGTTCCCTGGGGATGGAAAAGATTTTGACATCAACTTATCATTTGAGGATGAAAATTTATTGGAAAGCTTAAATAAAAAGAGACCTGGGGTGCTGGAGGCAAGGCACAACAAGGTACTGGCAAGGGTAAACCAGGAGCCAAACACTGCTGAGACAACTAATGATATGCGGTGCTATAGTAAAAGGTTTCTCCCagaacaagaaaaagaagactTGAACGGATAGGTTCCTGGGTATtgtattaagttagatttatTGTAGCTTGATTGTACTtttataatctaaaacaaatgattttcattataaaaattccgaaaaattaaaattttattattgaccaacttttattgttatttaataataCATACTTGatataaatctaattaattatactcaactcaaaattatataattagattttttattattataataatttatatgttaaaGACAACGATTAATAATCCCCCggtcccaaaatagttgtcacataTCTATTTTTTTGTCACAGTTGTCAcaattctatttttgttggtcaaattgactaaattttgacccaagattataagtcaatcactcattatttttaaaaactgaaaatcacATCTTAacgtagattaaaagttatttccggtgatatttttttttattctgtcaattgataaatattaataaatttcagtcaaactttagtcaatttgatcggcacaaaaccaaatgtgacaactattttgggacggaggaaATATTATGTTATGGGTCAGAGAATAATTACTATAATTCGTAACGTTATGGGAACCtattgtatttttattagtcaatattataattaaaaatacattacaattaattatttaagattAAAAATTCAAGCGttacccgtgtgcgaagcacgggccaaATTGCTAGTTCCAATAAAAGAAATAAGTCGTTAAAAGAAGTTAGTATTCTCAACTTCTATAAATCAGAAGTCGTCAAAGAAGCTTTAGCCAAACAGATAACAGATGGAACAAAAATTCTAATTCCAGCCTGAGAAGATGATGGCTGGTTCAAATGTCAGTGACCACGGACCAAGACCCTTTTTTCtatttgtatatgtatgtatccaAACTGTTTTATGGTTTTCCTAATATTTTTTCTGCCCAGTTTCTTTTTATGTACTGCTTGTTTCCAAAATGATGGTTGCCAAGTTTGTGCAGAAAGTAGTTTTGTACAGAACTGCATCGAGTTACAAATTATCACCCAATTTTTTCTTATTAAACTTGTCTGTTTGTGATGTTCATTAATTTATTGGCcgcttaaaatttaataattataggCTGCTGATCAAATGTCAACCGGCTTAAAATATATGATCACACTAATGGAGGTAAAGTTTGTTCAGGAATTTTCGCAATCCAGGGACTGGTGACTTATTACTTATTAGCAACAAGTAATCAGGTGTACCCTGCAAGCTTTGCCGGCCGAGAAAGAGAGCCAGTgtctataaataaatgaaacaaTTCTCAGTATTTCACACATCAGTCTAGCACATAATCCTTAAACTAAATATGATTAAGATGGGAGCTAAGAGGGGTCGAACATCTAATCAGCTTTCTCTCGTTTCCTGTAAAGAATCTTCTATGATGGCATCTGCTGTCAATGTTGCTTCTAATGAAGACCTTCTGATTCAGATTTTGTTGCATGTCCCTATAAAGACTCTCATGGCCTTCAAATCTGTATCCAAACACTGGTTGTCTCTTATTACTAGTCCAGGCTTTGTTCATCTTCGTAATCCTCTTCCCTCTGCTGCCTCCCTCTTCTTTGCTACTTCCTTCTGCAGAAACAATCCCAGCTATCAGTTCATTCCTCTTGGCGCCACTGATGGATGCCCGGCCCCCTTCAAGACCCTTGATTTTGTTCATGACCCTTTAGGTTCAGGCATTTCTGTTCTTCAGTCCTGCAATGGCCTGTTGTTATGTGCCAGCTATCGAGCACGTGAACTCAAGCGTAGATACTATGTGTACAACCCTACCACTAAGCAGTCTGCAACTCTTCCTCAAATTAGACGTGAATATGCAAAAAAAGTTTGTGGTATGAATTTAGCCTTTGATCCGGTGAAATCACCTCACTACAAAGTTGTTTGTGTTAGGCGATCTGAAACTAATCGTCAACTATTTCAGATTGAGATTTATTCGTCTGAAACCCTGTCGTGGAGAGTCTCTGGTCAGCCATTTGCTGCACCTATGTATACCTCATTCCAAAATTGTACATACTGGAATGGTTCTGTTCACTGGTGGAGGGGTCGTGTTGACCCGTGGCATCGTTTCATCCATACAGGTGTTCGCATTGATGGACCGTATACTTTGTACCTCAAAGTGGACGAAGAGAGAGTAGAACAATTACCACTGCCTATGAGGAATATTGCCACTGTTAACTTGAATGAGCAGGATGAGGTGAAAACTTATTTTACCGCGTCATATATTGGAGAGTCCGAGGGCCATTGGCATATTATAGAAGAAGTGCCAAGGCATATTCTAGGAGAAGTGCCAAGGCATAGAAATAATCCTAATTTAAGTTTGTGCAATGTGTATGAGGTGGCAAGAGATTACTCAGGGTGGTTTGTGAAGTATCAAGTTGATCTATCTGCGATTTCTAATGTATTTCCAGAGATAATCAAGTACCGTTACAACCGTTGTAGTGGTTACATACTTAACATACTTTCAGTTGTGAGGAGgggaagagaagaagaagatgcttCCTTTTTAGTCGCGGAGATACCTGGTGGTAAGGTCATCCGTTACAACCTTGTGGACAAAAGCATGACAAAACTGTGGGAATTGACTCCAATTGGTTACAAGTTTTATAATGATGATGGTTTGAGGCGTGATTGTGTCAGTGCATTCTCATACATTGAGTCTCTTGCTTGTGTGTGATTATTGATGTATAGATCAAATTTTATGCAGTATTTTAAGTACAACTGTATTCATAGTTTGAAGAGTGATGTTTGTGTTTTCATAGATTCGTGATTTTTCTGCTATACTTTGTTTCTACTTTTGTTCCTTTGTGGATAATAGCTTTTCCCTCCACAGCTGATAACATTTGAAATCTCTGTGTTCTCTacataaattaatcaattaattcattCAAAAATCGTATAAGGATGCTTAGTGTATGCAGTTCATGTATATATAGTCCCATAACTATTTTGCCTTCTCCAAGTATACCTAGACAGTGCTCCAGAGATTTTAGTTAAAGAATGGAAGATAAGAGTGTTTgtagaaaatgagagaaaaatattgaaaatgatGCATTGAagggaattttttaaaaatattgtgatTCTTATTTGGGAAGAAGTTCGCTGGgagaaatttttgaaattttctttccaaatctttcttcttctctcCTAGAAAAGGTTGGGAGCACAGCTCGGAaaattttctctctctctctctaaaaatCCAAGAGCACAGAGATAATGTCCGGACATTGAAACATGAGACAAGAACATCTCGAAGGAAAGAAAGACAAGGTCAAGTAGATAATGAGCTATCTTGGTTGAAGGCCATTCTCAGGCCAGTTTGTGTTTCACAGGCTTTGTAAACATTGACTTGCAGTTGTGTCTCTGTTAACACTCAAAAAGCTTAGATGTATTTGATTTGAATTATTAGCAAACAAGTGTATCGGAATAAAGAAATGCTAGTGGTTTGCtcttgattataatttttcaacTGTATGTAAAATCATTCATACAATGTGGATCATGGGAATCACCATAATAAAATTACTCctatataaataagaaaaactaAATCAACTTCTTATATGGTTTTTTTAATGTCAACGCTTCATTAGTTAGGGAAAAGTTTGTTGAGGTCTTGAGGATTGCTGACATGTTAGGTGCCTCCTGATTTACTAGCAAAATATAACGAGCAGTACACGATACGCTTTGCCAGCAAGAGAAATGGATCATGTATATATAATGAAGCAAGTTTCCCCATAACAAATCAGCTAATTATGATTCAGATAAGAGCCAAGAAGGGGCGACCTTCTAAACAGCTTCCTCCTCTTTCATGTAATCCTGGCCCGAAATCATCCTCCCTCATCATACCATCTGCTGCCAATGTTGCTTCAAGCGAAGACCTTCTATTTCAAATCCTCTTGCATGTCCCCTTAAAGCCACTTACTAGCTTCAAATCAGTTTCCAAACACTGGTTATCTCTCATTACTAGTCCACATTTTGTCCGTCTTCGTGGCACTTTCTATCCCTCCCCCTCTTCCCTCTTCTTCCGCGTCCCCTGCCCATGGAGAAGCAGAACTACCCCAGAGTACCGGTTCATTTCTCTTGACGTTGCTGGTGAATGCCTGATCCCCTTCAAGACTCTTGATTTTATTCCTGAGTATTGTTCAGCTAGAGAAATATATGTATACGAGTCGTGCAATGGCCTGCTGCTATGTTCTCTTCAAGCACCTCAAAAAGAAAAAGTCTTTTGTGTGTACAATCCCACCACCAATGAATTGGCTACCCTTCCTCCAATTAGTCTTGAACATATTGTACACGCTTCTCGTATGAGTTTAGCATTTGATCCTGCAAAGTCACCTTACTACAAAGTTGTGTGTCTTGGACGTCGTCCAATTTTTCCTGAAACTTTTCAGATTATGATTTATTCCTCCGAGACTAGGTTGTGGAAAATGTCTGGTCAACCTTTTATGCCACCAGAGTTCTCTAATTTCTCTGAATGTGTATATTGGAACGGTTCTCTTCACTGGTGGGAT
Coding sequences:
- the LOC108221578 gene encoding F-box protein At5g07610-like, which codes for MITIGAKRSRISKQHSPVSCHPDMSSSHMIASAVKVASNEDLLLEILLQVPIKTLMRFKSVSKQWLSLIANPYFVRLRSPLAPSASSLFFANSSCRSNPDYQFIPLDVVDGSLAPFRTFKFINDPLGSGVSALQSCNGLLLCASYRAREFNRRYYVYNPTTKQFATLPQIKREFSKTVCGMSLAFDPVTSPYYKVVCVRRSELRQQHFQIEIYSSETRVWKVSGEPFTAPKHTKFEKCVY
- the LOC108221579 gene encoding F-box protein At5g07610-like, translating into MDEPYTLYFKVDAERLEKLPMPVKHLETVHLHGHEKAKTYFGASYLGESGGHWNVVECNSNITCLLNVHEMARDYSGWFLKYQVDLNAISDVFPEIIKKKGDNRDSGYTFNVVSVVRSGNEENHESFVVLEIPGGMVVRYSLVDKRVKKLWEFTQTGYKFYNEKGLRGVCGLPYIQSLASV
- the LOC108220875 gene encoding uncharacterized protein LOC108220875; the encoded protein is MIGILNLFLAASMPVLKVLLITAVGSFLALDRIKILTEDALKHLNTVLFSKAGVIGLGPKFMSIYIQKLAIERHIYYDEVEGLTAEWLDATCTLVLNLSTSKRLNKKGKSSLLQAT
- the LOC108221580 gene encoding F-box protein At5g07610; this translates as MGAKRGRTSNQLSLVSCKESSMMASAVNVASNEDLLIQILLHVPIKTLMAFKSVSKHWLSLITSPGFVHLRNPLPSAASLFFATSFCRNNPSYQFIPLGATDGCPAPFKTLDFVHDPLGSGISVLQSCNGLLLCASYRARELKRRYYVYNPTTKQSATLPQIRREYAKKVCGMNLAFDPVKSPHYKVVCVRRSETNRQLFQIEIYSSETLSWRVSGQPFAAPMYTSFQNCTYWNGSVHWWRGRVDPWHRFIHTGVRIDGPYTLYLKVDEERVEQLPLPMRNIATVNLNEQDEVKTYFTASYIGESEGHWHIIEEVPRHILGEVPRHRNNPNLSLCNVYEVARDYSGWFVKYQVDLSAISNVFPEIIKYRYNRCSGYILNILSVVRRGREEEDASFLVAEIPGGKVIRYNLVDKSMTKLWELTPIGYKFYNDDGLRRDCVSAFSYIESLACV
- the LOC108221582 gene encoding F-box protein At5g07610; translated protein: MIQIRAKKGRPSKQLPPLSCNPGPKSSSLIIPSAANVASSEDLLFQILLHVPLKPLTSFKSVSKHWLSLITSPHFVRLRGTFYPSPSSLFFRVPCPWRSRTTPEYRFISLDVAGECLIPFKTLDFIPEYCSAREIYVYESCNGLLLCSLQAPQKEKVFCVYNPTTNELATLPPISLEHIVHASRMSLAFDPAKSPYYKVVCLGRRPIFPETFQIMIYSSETRLWKMSGQPFMPPEFSNFSECVYWNGSLHWWDSYYNQSLWEHEPYALYFKVEEEKLEELPMPKNHTEMGYWQDQQCQYPCFCAGCADYSYFGESADSLYFISVNPDYVLIVYELERDYLGWFVKYQVDLSAIPRKFPEINQYNKYCAHAFAILSLVWRGKEEKAGSFVILQIRYKIIRYNLVDQSMEMLYELSPTGYLNDEYDLNSVLLLPYIKSLASV